A genomic region of Psychrobacter sp. M13 contains the following coding sequences:
- a CDS encoding argininosuccinate synthase: protein MAQLDKNNINKIVLAYSGGLDTSIIAKWLTETYDAEVITFTADLGQGEEVEPARAKAEAMGIKNIYIEDLREEFARDYVFPMFRANAIYEGEYLLGTSIARPLIAKRLVEIAAEHNADAISHGATGKGNDQVRFELGAVALSPDVVTIAPWREWDLSSRESLMQYAEEHNIAIDYAGNKTKSPYSMDANLLHISYEGGILEDPYMEAEDDMWRWSVSPEEAPDTPQYMDLEYKKGDIVAIDGEALKPYEIMIKLNEIGGNHGIGRLDIVENRYVGMKSRGCYETPAGTIMLKAHRGIESLTLDREAAHLKDELMPRYAKIIYNGYWFSPERLMLQALIDKSQEYVNGTVRVKLYKGSVSVVGRKSDDSLFDEKIATFEDDAGAYDQKDAEGFIRLNGLRLAIEASRGRDLSK, encoded by the coding sequence ATGGCACAACTGGATAAAAATAATATCAATAAAATTGTTCTAGCCTATTCAGGCGGACTTGATACTTCAATCATCGCTAAATGGCTGACTGAGACTTATGATGCTGAAGTCATTACCTTTACCGCTGATCTTGGTCAAGGCGAAGAAGTTGAGCCTGCCCGTGCCAAAGCAGAAGCTATGGGTATCAAAAATATTTATATCGAAGATCTGCGTGAAGAGTTTGCTCGTGATTATGTGTTCCCAATGTTTCGTGCCAATGCCATTTATGAAGGTGAGTACTTATTAGGTACTTCCATCGCGCGCCCACTTATCGCCAAACGCTTAGTTGAGATTGCCGCTGAGCATAATGCCGATGCGATCAGTCATGGTGCAACAGGTAAAGGCAACGATCAGGTTCGTTTTGAGCTAGGCGCTGTCGCTTTGTCGCCTGATGTAGTGACTATCGCCCCTTGGCGTGAATGGGATCTGTCGAGTCGTGAAAGCCTAATGCAGTATGCCGAAGAGCATAATATCGCTATCGACTATGCCGGTAATAAGACCAAATCGCCTTACTCTATGGATGCCAATCTACTGCATATCTCTTATGAGGGCGGCATCTTAGAAGATCCGTATATGGAGGCTGAAGATGATATGTGGCGCTGGTCAGTCAGCCCAGAAGAAGCGCCAGATACACCGCAATATATGGATCTTGAGTATAAAAAAGGGGATATCGTCGCTATCGATGGTGAAGCACTTAAGCCGTACGAGATTATGATTAAGCTTAATGAAATTGGTGGCAACCATGGTATCGGTCGTTTAGATATCGTCGAAAACCGTTATGTGGGTATGAAGTCACGCGGCTGTTATGAGACGCCAGCAGGCACGATTATGCTAAAAGCGCATCGCGGTATTGAATCACTGACCCTAGATCGCGAAGCGGCACATCTAAAAGATGAGCTGATGCCACGCTATGCTAAGATTATCTATAACGGCTATTGGTTCAGTCCTGAGCGTCTTATGTTGCAGGCGCTAATCGATAAGTCGCAAGAGTATGTCAATGGCACGGTACGCGTGAAGTTATATAAAGGTAGTGTCAGCGTAGTCGGTCGTAAGTCAGATGACTCACTGTTTGACGAAAAAATTGCCACTTTTGAAGATGATGCGGGCGCTTATGATCAAAAAGACGCTGAAGGCTTTATCCGCCTAAACGGACTACGTTTGGCTATCGAAGCCAGTCGTGGACGTGACTTATCTAAATAG
- a CDS encoding CYTH and CHAD domain-containing protein: MQEIELKFLIPESRLKGLMRQAKVKSSQTTQLAAHYYDTPKQTLAKAGIGLRIRQEGEQWVQTIKAGGDGIAARLEHNVILDSEQVQTMLDEGKLFPDLSVYKETAIAPALADFKLKKLAKNLTRQYVTDVQRVSRLLEDKESSQNEETNNTIEVAYDCGEIIHGIDATLRYPIHEIEFELVSGELEFLFATAKVWCKRYKLCLSTVTKAERGGLLIKQQDYSPAVSANLAQLNVNPDSSMAEFIRATVHNCLLQILPNSSAIVAGSTDNDHVLQLRIGIRRLRTALNVLKKFSDAINPDWQPILKQTERLLGDYRALAYLASDVECKLQQQGAPKVDWSTELTRLKVTPTNAVRANDFQLTLLELIEFTMSDASNEPQAKMLAIDILPKLLSKKHIKLLKAEQKLADLKNPDAMPNKLASDELSGDVNIDDADNEADKRVKLTDQKALHDTLQHKAHHKVRQHLKDLRYISEFAAPLYSDKKNSSKKSRRLIEQLVKAQRALGQYNDHQQYQQRYQKKSLTDTNALYGAGWFAALTKSDLQRCQKRLAKVNDVTIFW, from the coding sequence GTGCAAGAGATTGAATTAAAGTTTTTGATACCAGAGTCACGACTAAAAGGTCTGATGCGTCAGGCAAAAGTTAAGTCCTCTCAAACCACTCAGTTAGCTGCTCATTATTACGACACCCCTAAGCAAACGCTGGCAAAGGCGGGCATTGGCTTACGTATTCGTCAAGAAGGTGAGCAATGGGTACAAACTATCAAAGCGGGTGGTGACGGTATCGCAGCACGTTTAGAGCACAATGTGATACTGGATAGTGAGCAAGTGCAAACTATGCTTGATGAAGGTAAGCTGTTTCCTGATTTATCGGTTTATAAAGAGACAGCCATTGCCCCTGCATTGGCTGACTTTAAGCTAAAAAAACTAGCCAAAAATCTAACTCGGCAATATGTGACCGATGTACAGCGTGTTTCGCGTCTATTAGAAGATAAAGAAAGCAGTCAAAATGAAGAAACTAATAATACCATTGAGGTTGCTTACGACTGTGGCGAGATCATTCATGGTATCGATGCAACCCTACGCTACCCTATTCATGAGATCGAATTTGAGCTAGTCTCAGGTGAGCTTGAGTTTTTATTTGCGACCGCTAAAGTGTGGTGCAAACGCTATAAGTTATGTCTATCTACCGTGACTAAAGCTGAGCGCGGTGGCTTGCTCATTAAACAGCAAGACTACAGCCCAGCAGTAAGCGCCAATCTTGCTCAACTCAATGTCAACCCTGACAGTAGCATGGCTGAATTCATCCGTGCCACTGTGCATAACTGTCTATTACAAATACTCCCTAATAGCAGTGCTATCGTCGCAGGTAGTACGGACAACGACCATGTTCTACAGTTACGTATCGGTATTCGTCGTCTACGTACTGCGCTTAACGTCCTCAAAAAATTCTCAGATGCGATTAACCCTGACTGGCAGCCGATCCTCAAACAAACGGAGCGCTTGCTTGGTGACTACCGCGCGCTTGCCTATCTAGCCTCAGATGTTGAATGTAAGTTGCAGCAGCAAGGGGCACCTAAAGTCGACTGGAGCACAGAGCTTACCCGTTTGAAAGTTACCCCGACCAATGCAGTACGGGCTAATGACTTTCAGTTGACTCTACTTGAGCTGATTGAGTTTACTATGAGTGACGCTAGCAATGAGCCGCAAGCAAAAATGCTAGCCATCGATATACTGCCAAAACTACTTTCTAAAAAACATATCAAGCTACTCAAAGCTGAGCAAAAGCTTGCTGATCTTAAAAACCCTGACGCCATGCCTAATAAGCTCGCTAGTGATGAATTGTCTGGTGATGTCAACATTGATGATGCTGATAATGAAGCTGATAAAAGAGTTAAGCTTACAGATCAAAAGGCCTTGCACGATACCTTACAACATAAAGCACATCATAAAGTGCGCCAGCATCTCAAAGACTTACGTTATATCAGTGAGTTTGCAGCCCCACTATACAGCGATAAGAAAAACAGCAGTAAGAAAAGCCGACGTTTAATTGAACAGCTAGTCAAAGCACAACGAGCCTTAGGGCAGTATAATGACCATCAGCAGTACCAACAACGTTATCAAAAGAAATCATTAACGGATACGAATGCGCTATATGGGGCTGGCTGGTTTGCCGCTTTAACAAAAAGTGACTTACAACGCTGCCAAAAACGCTTGGCTAAAGTGAATGACGTTACTATATTTTGGTAA
- a CDS encoding L,D-transpeptidase translates to MKDFDKHIIINIAKQSLSLYKHDVKICQYGVSTAKNGIGSQQDSGCTPLGRHIIAQKIGGHEPINAVFVGRVPTGEIHSAEFGADYPERDWILTRILWLQGLEEGINKGSNDKGGCDTYQRYIYIHGTPDNESMDLPLSHGCVRMRNQDIVELYDKIEEGVAVTIIAS, encoded by the coding sequence ATGAAAGACTTTGATAAACACATTATCATTAATATTGCTAAACAAAGCTTAAGCTTATATAAGCATGATGTTAAAATTTGCCAATATGGGGTATCAACAGCAAAAAACGGTATCGGCAGTCAGCAAGATAGTGGTTGTACGCCGTTAGGTCGGCATATTATTGCACAAAAAATTGGCGGCCACGAGCCTATAAATGCCGTGTTTGTCGGGCGTGTGCCTACTGGTGAGATACACAGCGCTGAATTTGGTGCTGATTATCCTGAGCGCGACTGGATATTAACTCGCATTCTATGGCTACAAGGCTTAGAAGAAGGCATCAATAAAGGCAGCAATGATAAAGGTGGCTGTGATACTTATCAGCGCTATATCTATATTCATGGTACACCTGATAATGAGTCTATGGATTTACCACTCTCACATGGTTGTGTGCGCATGCGTAATCAAGATATTGTTGAGCTATACGATAAAATAGAGGAAGGAGTGGCTGTCACTATAATCGCCAGCTAA
- a CDS encoding nitroreductase family protein, with translation MSKATLETLQQAFNERRSIYALGNELPTAPQAIVNMAERVLLHTPSSFNSQSSRLVVLFGDQHQQLWDITELKLRDEVGDGDFTSSKQKMDGFRAAAGTVLFYEDKKVIKAMQDKFALYADRFPIWAEQTSAMHQYALWTELRTLEVGASLQHYNPLINEAIAKAFSIDDDWDLIAQMPFGNILEPAGEKTYQPLNERMKVLGLESK, from the coding sequence ATGTCCAAAGCTACACTTGAAACGCTACAACAAGCCTTTAATGAGCGTCGCTCTATCTATGCCTTGGGTAATGAGTTACCTACAGCTCCACAAGCTATCGTCAATATGGCCGAGCGTGTACTATTACATACACCATCATCTTTTAATTCCCAGTCGTCACGATTAGTGGTTTTGTTTGGTGATCAGCACCAACAGCTTTGGGATATTACTGAGCTTAAGTTACGCGATGAAGTGGGCGATGGCGATTTTACTAGCTCTAAACAAAAGATGGATGGCTTTCGTGCAGCGGCAGGCACCGTATTATTCTATGAAGATAAGAAAGTTATCAAAGCCATGCAAGATAAGTTTGCGCTATATGCCGATAGGTTTCCGATTTGGGCCGAGCAAACCTCAGCGATGCATCAATATGCATTGTGGACAGAGCTACGGACTTTAGAAGTTGGCGCTAGTTTGCAACATTATAATCCGTTAATCAATGAGGCTATTGCCAAAGCTTTTTCGATCGATGACGATTGGGATTTGATTGCACAAATGCCGTTTGGCAATATCTTAGAGCCTGCTGGCGAGAAGACGTATCAACCGCTTAACGAGCGTATGAAGGTGCTTGGGCTTGAGTCAAAATAA
- the rnt gene encoding ribonuclease T → MSTQNDTIKPAEVGSDKVSVDNEQTDPTKAEADTPMSLKQRFRKFLPVVVDVETAGFNAHTDALLEIACIPILLNEQGVFYPGEAQNAHIEPFEGANLEPRALAFTGIDPNNPMRKAIAEDEKAALRRIFKGLKEVRKSEECRQCVLIGHNAHFDLAFLNAAVVRTNSKNLNPFHQFSVFDTVTLSALAFGQTVLARACKAAGLEFDGNDAHSALYDTQKTAELFCHILNNYPMLPNAMVVEEAEAVVTEDNNS, encoded by the coding sequence ATGAGTACCCAAAACGATACTATTAAACCTGCTGAAGTAGGCTCCGACAAGGTGTCAGTTGACAACGAGCAAACGGATCCTACCAAAGCAGAAGCTGATACACCTATGTCTTTGAAACAGCGCTTTCGTAAATTTTTGCCAGTCGTGGTTGATGTAGAAACCGCTGGTTTTAATGCACACACTGATGCACTGCTAGAGATTGCCTGTATTCCTATCCTACTCAATGAGCAAGGGGTGTTTTATCCAGGAGAGGCGCAAAATGCTCATATCGAACCTTTTGAAGGCGCTAATCTTGAACCGCGAGCTTTGGCATTCACAGGTATTGATCCTAATAATCCTATGCGTAAAGCGATTGCCGAAGACGAGAAGGCCGCACTACGACGCATCTTTAAAGGCTTGAAAGAAGTTCGAAAATCTGAAGAATGTCGTCAATGTGTGCTGATAGGTCATAATGCTCATTTTGATTTGGCATTTTTAAATGCCGCAGTAGTACGAACCAATAGCAAAAACCTTAACCCTTTTCACCAGTTCTCAGTATTTGATACCGTCACTTTATCTGCGTTAGCTTTTGGCCAAACTGTATTGGCACGCGCTTGTAAGGCTGCTGGGCTCGAATTTGATGGTAATGATGCACACTCAGCGCTTTATGATACGCAAAAAACAGCTGAATTATTTTGTCATATTCTAAATAACTATCCGATGCTGCCTAATGCGATGGTCGTTGAAGAAGCTGAAGCAGTAGTGACAGAGGACAACAACTCATAA
- a CDS encoding DUF4349 domain-containing protein, giving the protein MNNEILKAEHDLFKKSHLQTSLTIAVLGSILLISGCSDSSEYASEDMSNAVETEQSVDESLESDVANSPIKLKVENQAGDSEQTLGSQVSDIQIKGKELLITANANFKVEDVVKSTNAIESLTRQQGGYVALSQTTNIENGSRTFIKGDQNVTLTTYYRQATMTVRIPREKVSSFLKQVQQQVAFLNEQSFSAQDVTLDIYREQLAAKLNSDMAADLAQERLNSKNDKDQNSNVDTIAATYAARQQQEYAQLEKMDIADKVKYSTIDLTFSQPNSSYKETTQNLDVIIDAERPSFGAQVGESFREGWNMLRAVALGIIQLWWLVVLFGVFYLIYRLIKALYHKLFKNRPPMSAAKRKEWFGKDEKDKDGDIK; this is encoded by the coding sequence ATGAATAATGAGATACTTAAAGCTGAGCATGACTTATTTAAAAAAAGTCATTTGCAGACATCGTTAACTATTGCGGTGTTAGGGTCTATATTATTAATCAGTGGTTGTAGTGACTCCTCAGAATACGCTAGTGAGGATATGAGTAACGCTGTAGAGACTGAGCAGTCGGTTGACGAGTCATTAGAGTCAGACGTTGCTAACTCACCTATCAAACTAAAGGTCGAAAACCAAGCAGGCGATAGCGAGCAGACTCTCGGGAGTCAAGTCTCAGATATTCAAATTAAAGGTAAAGAGCTGCTAATAACCGCTAATGCTAACTTCAAAGTCGAAGATGTAGTCAAAAGTACTAACGCTATTGAGAGCTTAACCCGTCAGCAGGGCGGTTACGTAGCGCTAAGCCAAACCACTAATATTGAGAATGGCAGCCGTACCTTTATTAAAGGCGATCAGAACGTTACTTTGACCACTTACTATCGTCAAGCGACTATGACTGTACGTATTCCTCGCGAAAAAGTCAGCAGCTTTTTAAAGCAAGTTCAGCAGCAAGTGGCCTTTTTAAATGAGCAATCATTTAGCGCGCAGGATGTAACGCTAGATATTTACCGTGAGCAGCTGGCAGCTAAACTCAATAGCGATATGGCGGCTGATCTAGCACAAGAGCGCCTCAATAGTAAAAATGACAAAGATCAAAATAGTAATGTCGATACGATTGCCGCAACTTATGCCGCGCGTCAACAACAAGAATATGCCCAGCTTGAAAAGATGGATATCGCAGATAAGGTAAAATATAGCACGATAGACTTAACCTTTAGCCAGCCCAATAGCAGCTATAAAGAAACCACCCAAAATCTGGATGTAATCATCGATGCTGAGCGTCCAAGCTTTGGCGCGCAAGTTGGTGAGTCCTTTAGAGAAGGCTGGAATATGCTCAGGGCAGTAGCTCTTGGCATTATACAGCTGTGGTGGTTGGTCGTACTATTCGGTGTTTTCTATCTTATTTATAGACTTATCAAAGCGCTGTACCATAAGCTTTTTAAAAATAGACCGCCTATGAGCGCTGCCAAACGTAAAGAATGGTTTGGCAAGGATGAAAAAGATAAAGATGGCGATATAAAATAA
- the pyrC gene encoding dihydroorotase has translation MTDSIAQLTIIQPDDWHIHLRDDQALATTVAHAATSFNRVICMPNLVPPVKTTTDAQAYRTRIMQHLQACDIPAERKATFDPRMTLYMTDHTSAQDIEEAVKSGIVQAVKLYPAGATTNSADGVTNINALADVFGAMEKYQLPLLLHGEVTQDHVDIFDREKRFLDEVLVQIIAKFPALKIVLEHITTSDAADFVLAQGNNIAATITPQHMMLNRNHMLLGGIKPHLYCLPILKRESHQKVLLDVATSGSPKFFLGTDSAPHPTDKKETACGCAGCYSSPTALALYATAFDSVGKIDKLEGFTSRFGAQFYGLPLNTDTVTLLKSPMQIPTSYPYFDGSTLTPLMAGETLPWSIKA, from the coding sequence ATGACTGATTCTATTGCTCAGCTTACTATTATTCAGCCCGATGATTGGCACATTCATCTGCGAGATGATCAAGCATTAGCGACTACGGTTGCTCATGCAGCTACTAGTTTTAATCGGGTTATTTGTATGCCAAATTTAGTACCACCTGTCAAAACGACTACTGACGCACAGGCTTATCGAACGCGCATTATGCAGCATTTACAAGCTTGTGATATCCCAGCTGAGCGCAAGGCGACTTTTGATCCGCGTATGACCTTGTATATGACCGATCATACTAGTGCGCAAGATATCGAAGAGGCCGTAAAATCAGGCATCGTTCAAGCGGTCAAACTCTACCCTGCTGGTGCCACAACCAACTCAGCTGATGGCGTGACTAATATTAATGCGCTGGCTGATGTATTCGGCGCTATGGAAAAGTATCAATTGCCCTTATTATTGCATGGTGAAGTGACACAGGATCATGTCGATATTTTCGATCGTGAAAAGCGTTTTTTAGATGAAGTGTTAGTGCAAATTATAGCTAAATTCCCTGCATTAAAAATCGTTTTAGAGCATATTACTACTAGCGATGCCGCTGACTTTGTTTTAGCACAAGGTAATAACATTGCCGCAACTATTACTCCGCAGCACATGATGCTCAATCGTAATCATATGCTGTTAGGAGGCATTAAACCGCATCTATATTGCCTGCCTATTCTAAAGCGAGAGTCGCATCAAAAAGTGCTATTAGATGTCGCAACTAGTGGCAGTCCAAAGTTCTTTTTGGGCACAGACTCAGCACCGCATCCGACAGATAAGAAAGAAACGGCCTGTGGCTGTGCTGGCTGTTATAGCTCACCGACAGCGCTAGCTTTATACGCTACTGCCTTTGATAGTGTTGGCAAAATTGACAAGCTTGAAGGCTTTACCAGTCGCTTTGGTGCACAGTTCTATGGATTGCCTCTGAATACTGATACCGTAACTTTACTTAAATCACCTATGCAAATACCCACCTCTTATCCGTATTTTGATGGCTCAACACTTACTCCGTTGATGGCTGGTGAAACGCTACCTTGGTCGATTAAAGCCTAA
- a CDS encoding BLUF domain-containing protein — protein MLSATTPTILETSDLYQLVYISRITSIGLSGASTLNDIAKAAIKNNTADDVTGILCYGNGYFFQCIEGSEQALTNLKNRILMDDRHKDMQTLGFSAISKRRFTGWSLRSMTLERWMLSDSKIKALMPFKPYEWASNQWHQFLDVLQDYYEEQKMSGDSGDNDSQPIKYNALGLTLSKVVGEHQAFFLIQTVLGSLIILTLLWFMLSDKF, from the coding sequence ATGTTATCAGCTACTACTCCGACGATCTTAGAAACCTCAGATCTTTATCAATTGGTGTATATAAGTCGCATTACCTCAATAGGCTTATCAGGTGCGAGTACGCTTAATGATATCGCCAAGGCTGCTATAAAAAATAATACAGCCGATGACGTAACAGGAATACTTTGCTACGGCAATGGATACTTTTTTCAGTGTATTGAAGGCTCAGAGCAGGCGTTAACGAATCTCAAAAACCGTATATTGATGGATGATCGCCATAAAGATATGCAGACTCTAGGCTTTTCGGCAATTTCTAAAAGACGATTTACAGGGTGGTCGCTACGTTCAATGACGCTTGAGCGCTGGATGCTTAGCGACTCTAAGATAAAAGCACTCATGCCCTTTAAGCCTTATGAGTGGGCCAGCAATCAATGGCATCAATTTTTGGATGTCTTACAAGACTACTATGAAGAGCAAAAAATGAGTGGTGATAGCGGTGATAATGATAGTCAGCCCATAAAGTACAATGCTTTGGGTTTAACTTTGAGTAAGGTAGTTGGCGAGCATCAAGCTTTTTTCTTGATTCAAACTGTATTAGGGTCGCTTATAATACTAACCTTGTTATGGTTTATGTTGTCAGATAAGTTCTAA